Proteins from a genomic interval of Papaver somniferum cultivar HN1 chromosome 4, ASM357369v1, whole genome shotgun sequence:
- the LOC113275073 gene encoding LRR receptor-like serine/threonine-protein kinase ERL1, with the protein MKIHIKKLILVVLFFTVTASFLPFVTSSFSIEGQALKSIKASLSNFANELLDWDDEHIGDYCSWRGVYCDNTSLSVVSLNLSSLNLGGELSPAIGDLKNLQTIDLKGNRLSGQIPDEIGNCLGLQYLDLSANALYGDIPYSISKLKQLELLSLKNNQLTGPIPSTLSQLPILKTLDLAQNQLTGDIPRLIYWNEVLQYLGLRGNSLTGTLSPDMCQLTCLWYFDVRGNNITGTIPENIGNCTSFEILDISYNQITGEIPYNIGFLQVATLSLQGNRLTGKIPEVLGLMQALAVLDLSENELVGPIPPILGNLSYTGKLYLHGNKLTGPIPPELGNMSKLSYLQLNDNHLVGGIPAELGKLEELFELNLGNNFLEGPIPENISSCTALNQFNVYGNKLNGSIPSGFKNLGSLTYLNLSTNHFKGQIPLELGRIINLDTLDLSSNNFAGRVPSSVGDLEHLLTLNLSKNHLNGPMPAEFGNLRSIQILDMSFNNLCGKIPEELGQLQNINSLILTNNSFYGEIPSQLTNCFSLNNLDLSNNNLSGLVPLNKNFSRFPAESFSGNPLLCGNWSRSCFGAYVEGSKGLVSRAAVLLIIFGCISLLLMVIVAIYRSNQQSLFLKGCDKTLEGPPKMVILHMDMAIHSYEDILSMTENFSEKYIVGYGASSTVYKCVLKNSKPIAIKRLYTQHPHNTREFETELETIGSIKHRNLVSLHGYSLSPNGNLLFYDYMQNGSLWDLLHGAGKKVKLDWDARLRIAVGAAQGLAYLHHDCNRRIIHRDIKSSNILIDDNFEAHLSDFGIARCISSSKTHASTYVMGTIGYIDPEYARTSRLTEKSDVYSFGVVLLELLTGKKAVDNEFNLHQLILSKADDNTVMEAVDPEVSVTCMDLNLVRKTFQLALLCTKRLPSERPSMHEVARLLVSLLPAPPPKSSLAAPKPISYTQLVATAETKQSQPQQEGKRDNNSSDAQWFLRFGEVISKNSL; encoded by the exons ATGAAGATACACATTAAGAAGTTGATTCTAGTAGTACTCTTCTTTACTGTAACTGCAAGTTTCTTACCATTTGTGACTTCGTCCTTCTCTATTGAAG GACAAGCGTTAAAATCGATTAAAGCATCACTGAGTAATTTTGCTAatgaactgcttgattgggatgaCGAGCACATTGGAGATTACTGTTCTTGGAGGGGAGTTTACTGTGATAATACTAGTCTCTCTGTTGTTTCACT GAATTTGTCGAGTCTAAATCTTGGCGGGGAACTTTCACCTGCTATTGGGGATTTGAAGAACTTGCAGactat AGATTTGAAAGGCAATCGGTTAAGTGGTCAAATTCCAGATGAGATAGGGAATTGTTTAGGGTTGCAGTATTT GGATTTATCTGCGAATGCTCTATATGGGGATATTCCGTATTCCATTTCTAAGCTCAAGCAGCTCGAATTATT atcattgaaGAACAACCAGTTAACTGGTCCTATTCCTTCGACGCTGTCACAACTCCCTATCCTGAAAACTTT GGATCTGGCCCAGAACCAGTTAACCGGAGACATTCCTAGGTTAATCTATTGGAATGAGGTGCTGCAGTATTT AGGCCTGAGAGGGAATTCTCTAACTGGTACACTATCTCCTGATATGTGTCAATTGACCTGTCTCTGGTACTT TGATGTGAGAGGCAACAATATAACTGGTACAATCCCTGAAAACATTGGAAACTGTACAAGTTTCGAAATCTT GGATATTTCCTACAATCAAATCACAGGGGAAATTCCTTACAATATTGGCTTTTTACAAGTGGCTACCCT GTCGCTTCAAGGTAACCGGCTGACTGGAAAGATTCCTGAGGTGCTCGGTCTGATGCAAGCCCTTGCTGTGCT TGATTTAAGTGAGAACGAACTTGTTGGACCGATTCCTCCGATTCTTGGCAACCTGTCTTACACTGGAAAACT GTACCTACATGGTAATAAACTCACTGGACCAATTCCTCCAGAGTTGGGAAATATGTCAAAACTCAGTTACTT GCAGCTGAATGATAATCACCTAGTTGGTGGAATTCCAGCAGAGCTTGGAAAGCTAGAAGAATTATTTGAACT GAATCTTGGGAACAACTTTCTTGAAGGCCCTATCCCAGAAAATATCAGCTCTTGCACAGCACTGAATCAGTT TAATGTTTACGGCAACAAATTAAATGGCTCCATCCCTTCTGGATTCAAGAATTTGGGAAGTCTAACTTACCT AAATCTCTCTACAAATCATTTTAAAGGACAGATACCTTTGGAGCTTGGGAGAATTATAAATCTTGACACACT TGATCTTTCAAGCAATAATTTTGCTGGACGGGTGCCCTCTTCCGTTGGTGATCTGGAGCATCTACTTACCTT GAATTTGAGTAAGAACCATCTCAATGGTCCCATGCCAGCCGAGTTTGGGAATCTCAGGAGTATCCAAATTCT GGACATGTCATTCAACAATCTCTGTGGAAAGATACCCGAAGAGTTGGGTCAGTTGCAGAATATCAACTCTTT GATTCTTACTAACAACAGTTTTTATGGGGAAATTCCATCACAATTGACCAACTGTTTCAGTCTAAATAACCT GGATCTCTCCAACAATAACCTTTCAGGACTCGTTCCTCTTAACAAAAACTTTTCAAGATTTCCAGCGGAAAG cTTTTCTGGCAATCCCTTGCTATGTGGCAATTGGTCGCGTTCATGTTTTGGAGCCTATGTTGAAGGATCTAAAG GGCTTGTATCCAGAGCTGCAGTTTTGTTGATAATATTTGGCTGTATCTCACTACTATTGATGGTTATAGTTGCAATTTATCGATCCAATCAACAAAGTCTGTTTTTAAAGGGGTGTGATAAAACACTTGAAG GTCcaccaaaaatggtaattcttcaCATGGATATGGCAATACACTCCTATGAAGATATCTTGAGCATGACTGAGAATTTCAGCGAGAAGTACATCGTTGGTTATGGTGCATCGAGCACAGTTTATAAATGCGTGCTGAAGAACTCCAAGCCGATTGCCATCAAACGTCTCTATACTCAACATCCACACAACACGAGGGAGTTTGAGACAGAACTTGAAACAATTGGCAGCATCAAGCACCGGAATCTTGTGAGCCTACATGGATATTCACTTTCACCCAATGGAAATTTGCTCTTCTACGATTACATGCAAAATGGTTCCCTCTGGGACCTTCTTCATG GAGCGGGCAAAAAAGTAAAACTTGATTGGGATGCAAGATTGAGAATAGCAGTTGGAGCTGCTCAAGGACTGGCTTACCTTCACCACGACTGCAATCGGCGTATCATTCACCGCGATATCAAGTCTTCTAATATTCTCATTGATGACAACTTTGAAGCCCATCTCTCAGATTTTGGTATTGCGAGATGCATCTCATCTTCAAAAACCCATGCATCAACTTATGTGATGGGAACAATAGGTTACATTGATCCTGAGTATGCCCGGACTTCTCGACTCACCGAGAAATCTGATGTGTACAGTTTTGGTGTTGTTCTCTTGGAACTACTCACTGGCAAGAAGGCTGTTGATAATGAATTCAATTTGCATCAACTG ATATTATCCAAAGCCGATGACAATACAGTGATGGAGGCAGTTGATCCTGAAGTTTCTGTTACTTGCATGGATTTGAACCTTGTCAGAAAGACATTTCAACTTGCATTGCTCTGCACAAAGAGGCTTCCTTCAGAAAGACCCAGCATGCATGAGGTAGCACGACTCTTGGTCTCTTTACTTCCAGCTCCTCCACCAAAGTCATCTTTGGCTGCTCCAAAACCAATCAGTTACACTCAATTAGTGGCTACAGCAGAAACCAAACAATCGCAGCCACAACAAGAAGGTAAACGTGACAACAATTCATCTGATGCTCAATGGTTCCTAAGATTTGGTGAAGTAATTTCTAAGAACAGCCTCTAA